One region of Triticum aestivum cultivar Chinese Spring chromosome 6B, IWGSC CS RefSeq v2.1, whole genome shotgun sequence genomic DNA includes:
- the LOC123135431 gene encoding uncharacterized protein, whose translation MLRLRRSVLAKLLPSPSVFPVSPLHRLISAAAPAPAVAPSTGFAVEDYLVSTCGLTRPQAVKASAKLSHLKFPSNPDAVLAFLAGLGLSGADAAALVAKDPKFLCADVGRTLSPVAAGLAGLGLSPSEITRLVSLAPDKFRCRSIVAKLQYYLPLAGSYENLLGVLRYGSCLVSSDLERVVKPNVIFLRASGLADCDIAKLCITLPCLLTSSFESIQAMVLCAEGLGIRRQSGMFRHALHAVAFVGQQKVTAKLDNLKKTFGWSDAEVGIAVSKYPMLLTRSHHMLQSRSEFLISEMGLEPAFIAHRPVIVCLSLERRLRPRYYVLKFLKENGLLKGDPSYYTVVKVNENVFMRRYMCPYKEAAPYLAEDYATACGGEVPARFVFA comes from the coding sequence ATGCTCCGGCTCCGGCGCAGCGTCCTCGCCAAGCTCCTCCCGTCTCCCTCCGTCTTCCCCGTCTCTCCTCTCCACCGCCtcatctccgccgccgcgcccgcccccgccgtcgcccccaGCACCGGGTTCGCCGTCGAGGACTACCTCGTCTCCACCTGCGGCCTCACCCGACCCCAGGCCGTCAAGGCCTCCGCCAAGCTCTCCCACCTCAAGTTCCCCTCCAACCCCGACGCCGtcctcgccttcctcgccggcctcggcctctccggcgccgacgccgccgccctcgtcgccaagGACCCCAAGTTCCTCTGCGCCGACGTGGGGAGAACCCTGTCCCCCGTCGCCGCGGGGCTCGCCGGCCTCGGCCTGTCGCCTTCCGAGATCACCCGCCTCGTCTCGCTCGCCCCCGACAAATTCCGCTGCAGATCCATCGTCGCCAAGCTGCAGTACTACCTGCCTCTCGCCGGTTCCTACGAGAACCTCCTCGGGGTGCTGAGGTATGGCTCCTGCCTCGTCTCGTCCGACCTGGAGAGGGTGGTCAAGCCCAACGTCATCTTCCTGCGGGCGTCCGGGCTAGCTGACTGCGACATTGCCAAGCTGTGCATCACTCTGCCATGCCTGCTCACCTCCAGCTTCGAGAGCATCCAGGCGATGGTGCTGTGCGCCGAAGGCCTCGGTATACGCCGTCAATCCGGGATGTTCAGGCACGCGCTGCATGCCGTCGCATTTGTCGGCCAACAGAAGGTCACCGCCAAATTGGATAACTTGAAGAAGACGTTTGGGTGGTCAGATGCGGAGGTCGGCATTGCTGTGTCCAAGTATCCGATGCTGCTGACGAGGTCTCACCACATGCTGCAGAGCAGGTCAGAGTTCCTGATCTCCGAGATGGGGTTGGAACCGGCATTCATTGCTCATCGGCCCGTAATTGTCTGTCTTAGCCTGGAGCGCCGGCTCAGGCCCCGGTACTACGTTTTAAAGTTTCTCAAGGAAAATGGATTGCTCAAGGGTGATCCGAGCTATTATACAGTTGTCAAGGTGAATGAGAATGTTTTCATGCGGAGGTACATGTGCCCTTACAAGGAAGCTGCGCCATACCTCGCTGAAGACTATGCAACCGCTTGCGGAGGGGAAGTGCCGGCTAGATTCGTATTTGCATGA
- the LOC123135432 gene encoding uncharacterized protein — protein sequence MLRLRGCVLTQLLSSPATSPVPHLRRLLSAAAPAISPSIGFAVEEYLVATCGLTRPQALKASAKLSHLKSPAKPDAVLAFLAGLGLSAADVASVVAKDPQFLCASVEKTLAPVVDGLTGLGLSRPEIAHLVSVAGEKFRCRAIIDRLRYYLALFGSSGKLLRVLDRSPYILSSNLERVVKPNAAFLRECTIGACDIAKLCVAQPRMLTSNVERVRAMAARAEGLGVPRGSRMFWRMLNALAFLREKDVAAKVDYLKDTFRWSDAEVGIALCKAPMVLALSKGLLQRKSEFLISEVGLEPAYIAYRPTLPTYSLEGRLRPRYYTLKFLKENGLLDHDRDYYCAVMLPEEVFMEKFICPHKEAAPQLAEDYAAACKGEVPARFRFT from the coding sequence ATGCTCCGGCTACGTGGCTGCGTCCTCACCCAGCTCCTCTCTTCTCCAGCCACCTCTCCCGTAccccatctccgccgcctcctctccgccgCAGCGCCCGCCATCTCCCCAAGCATCGGGTTCGCGGTGGAGGAGTACCTCGTCGCCACCTGCGGCCTCACCCGACCACAGGCCCTCAAGGCCTCCGCCAAGCTCTCCCACCTCAAGTCACCCGCCAAGCCCGACGCCGTGctcgccttcctcgccggcctcggcctctccgCCGCCGACGTCGCCTCCGTCGTCGCCAAGGACCCGCAGTTCCTCTGCGCCAGCGTGGAGAAGACCCTGGCCCCCGTCGTCGACGGGCTCACCGGCCTCGGCCTCTCGCGTCCTGAGATCGCGCACCTCGTCTCGGTCGCCGGCGAGAAGTTCCGCTGCAGAGCCATCATCGACAGGCTGCGCTACTACCTGGCCCTCTTCGGCTCCTCCGGGAAGCTCCTCCGGGTGCTCGACCGCAGCCCCTACATCCTCTCCTCCAACCTCGAGAGGGTGGTCAAGCCCAACGCCGCGTTCCTGAGGGAGTGCACGATAGGTGCTTGTGATATTGCCAAGCTGTGTGTCGCGCAGCCGAGGATGCTCACCTCCAATGTGGAGCGCGTCCGGGCGATGGCGGCGCGCGCCGAAGGCCTAGGCGTGCCCCGCGGCTCCAGGATGTTCTGGCGCATGCTGAATGCCCTTGCGTTTCTCCGCGAGAAGGATGTCGCCGCCAAAGTGGACTACTTGAAGGACACTTTCAGATGGTCCGATGCTGAGGTGGGCATTGCTCTTTGTAAGGCCCCGATGGTGCTGGCGCTGTCCAAGGGCCTGCTGCAGAGGAAGTCGGAGTTCCTGATCTCTGAGGTGGGGTTGGAACCGGCATACATTGCTTATCGGCCGACATTGCCCACTTACAGCCTGGAGGGCCGGCTAAGGCCCCGGTACTACACTTTGAAGTTTCTCAAGGAAAATGGATTGCTAGATCATGACCGAGACTACTATTGTGCAGTCATGCTGCCAGAGGAGGTATTCATGGAGAAGTTCATATGTCCTCACAAGGAAGCTGCACCACAGCTCGCTGAAGACTATGCAGCAGCTTGCAAAGGGGAAGTGCCGGCTAGATTCAGATTTACATGA